From Desulfuromonas soudanensis, the proteins below share one genomic window:
- the alr gene encoding alanine racemase, producing the protein MQVHRPTHVEIDLDALRHNFLLARAQAGEGREVLAVVKADAYGHGAVPVARVLQGAGADLFGVAIVEEGVELRRAGIHAPILVLGGIYPGQEEDLLRQDLTPCLFDLAVARRLQTAAAAAGRILPYHLKLDTGMGRVGFRPEELPQVLAELAALPALRMEGVISHLALADEPQHPFTDEQVRRFRQALAQIRAAGFAPRYTHIGNSAALFSRVLPECNLVRPGIVLYGGLPAAEFAGRLDLQPVMSFRTSIAQLKTVPPGTGISYGHRFTTSVPTLLATIPVGYADGYSRHLSCKGEVLVRGRRAPVVGTVCMDWTLIDVSAIPGVEVGDEVTLLGSDNGNRISAEEWAEKVGSISYEVFCSVSKRVPRIYKDQSSDLQGPTAEAAPQP; encoded by the coding sequence ATGCAAGTTCACCGTCCGACCCATGTTGAAATCGACCTCGACGCCCTGCGTCACAACTTTCTCCTCGCCCGGGCCCAGGCCGGAGAAGGGCGGGAGGTCCTGGCCGTGGTCAAGGCCGACGCCTACGGCCACGGCGCGGTCCCGGTGGCCCGGGTTCTTCAGGGAGCCGGTGCCGATCTTTTCGGAGTCGCCATCGTCGAGGAAGGGGTCGAACTGCGCCGGGCGGGTATCCATGCGCCGATCCTCGTTCTCGGCGGCATTTATCCCGGACAGGAAGAGGACCTGCTGCGCCAGGATCTCACCCCCTGTCTCTTCGATCTTGCGGTGGCTCGCCGCCTGCAGACGGCGGCCGCGGCGGCCGGAAGAATCCTTCCCTACCATCTCAAGCTCGATACGGGGATGGGGCGGGTCGGCTTTCGCCCCGAGGAGCTCCCGCAGGTGTTGGCGGAACTTGCCGCCCTCCCCGCGCTGAGGATGGAGGGGGTCATCTCCCACCTCGCCCTGGCCGACGAGCCGCAGCACCCCTTTACCGACGAACAGGTGCGGCGTTTCCGGCAGGCGCTGGCGCAGATCCGCGCCGCAGGTTTTGCTCCCCGCTACACCCACATCGGCAACAGCGCCGCCCTCTTTTCCCGCGTCCTCCCCGAATGCAACCTGGTCCGCCCCGGGATCGTCCTCTACGGCGGGCTCCCTGCGGCGGAATTCGCCGGCCGCCTCGACCTGCAGCCGGTGATGAGCTTTCGTACCTCCATCGCCCAGCTCAAGACCGTCCCGCCGGGAACCGGGATCTCCTACGGCCACCGCTTCACCACCTCCGTCCCGACGCTGCTGGCGACGATTCCCGTCGGCTATGCCGACGGTTACAGCCGCCACCTCTCCTGCAAGGGAGAGGTCCTGGTCCGCGGCCGGCGGGCTCCCGTGGTCGGCACCGTCTGCATGGACTGGACCCTCATCGACGTCAGCGCCATCCCCGGCGTCGAGGTCGGCGACGAGGTCACCCTCCTCGGATCCGACAACGGCAACCGGATCAGCGCCGAGGAGTGGGCGGAAAAAGTGGGGAGCATCTCCTACGAGGTCTTCTGCTCGGTCAGCAAGCGGGTGCCGCGCATCTACAAGGATCAATCGTCCGACCTCCAGGGGCCGACCGCCGAGGCCGCTCCTCAACCCTGA
- a CDS encoding CooT family nickel-binding protein: protein MCLDHGSFLLIDGDEETTLEHVASILPGNGELKLVDVLGKVRVVPGNIGEIDFLNKRIVLA from the coding sequence ATGTGTCTGGATCACGGATCGTTTCTGCTCATCGACGGCGACGAGGAGACCACCCTCGAACACGTGGCCTCCATCCTGCCGGGAAACGGAGAGCTCAAACTGGTCGACGTTCTCGGCAAGGTCAGAGTTGTCCCGGGAAACATCGGCGAAATCGATTTTCTCAACAAAAGGATCGTCCTGGCCTGA
- the thiD gene encoding bifunctional hydroxymethylpyrimidine kinase/phosphomethylpyrimidine kinase, which yields MITGLYLITDGNDGGLARRVQSALAGGARVVQYRDKNAEPGDRLKMARQLRALCHETGALFLVNDDPRLARECGADGVHLGQGDGSVSAARALLGGNKIIGVSTRTPSEASRAEAEGADYIGLGAIFATGSKNDAKVVGLERLREVRAAVSLPIVAIGGIDYKQAGEVIDAGADALATISAVMGDPSPALAAAELALLFNRRLPFPRGRVLTVAGSDSGGGAGIQADLKTIALLGSYGMSAVTALTAQNTRGVAGIHAAPADFVALQIETVLTDIGCDVLKTGMLFDAGIVTVVARAIEERSLLTVVDPVMIAKGGAPLLQQEAIKAFCDELIPRTYLLTPNLPEAEALTGLRVTTEDEMEAAAKRLQAMGARNVLLKGGHLEGEAVDLLLAGNTLHRLAAPRIATVNTHGTGCSYAAAIATALAQGVPLPQAVALAKAYITEAIRSAVPLGSGHGPVNHWQGAKAVTGNGLLSASPDSASQR from the coding sequence ATGATCACCGGACTCTACCTCATCACCGACGGCAACGACGGCGGCCTCGCCCGGCGGGTTCAATCCGCCCTCGCCGGCGGCGCCCGGGTCGTCCAGTACCGGGATAAAAACGCCGAACCCGGCGACCGGTTGAAGATGGCCCGGCAGCTGCGTGCCCTCTGCCACGAAACCGGCGCCCTCTTTCTGGTCAACGACGACCCCCGACTGGCCCGGGAGTGCGGCGCCGACGGCGTCCATCTCGGTCAGGGGGACGGCAGCGTTTCCGCCGCCCGCGCCCTTCTCGGCGGGAATAAAATCATCGGCGTCTCGACCCGCACCCCCTCCGAGGCGAGCCGGGCCGAAGCGGAGGGCGCCGACTATATCGGCCTCGGTGCCATCTTTGCCACCGGAAGCAAAAACGACGCTAAGGTGGTCGGGCTCGAGCGCCTCCGCGAGGTTCGCGCCGCCGTCTCCCTGCCGATCGTCGCCATCGGCGGCATCGACTACAAACAGGCCGGAGAGGTCATCGACGCCGGTGCCGACGCCCTGGCGACGATCTCGGCGGTGATGGGCGATCCCTCCCCGGCTTTGGCCGCTGCCGAACTCGCCCTCCTCTTCAACCGCCGCCTCCCCTTTCCCCGGGGACGGGTCCTCACCGTGGCCGGTTCCGATTCCGGCGGCGGCGCAGGCATCCAGGCCGACCTCAAGACGATCGCGTTATTGGGAAGCTACGGGATGAGCGCCGTCACCGCCCTCACCGCCCAGAACACCCGGGGAGTGGCCGGCATCCATGCCGCCCCGGCCGACTTTGTCGCCCTGCAGATCGAGACGGTCCTTACCGACATCGGCTGCGACGTCCTCAAGACCGGGATGCTCTTCGACGCCGGCATCGTCACCGTCGTCGCCCGCGCCATCGAAGAGCGCTCTCTTCTGACCGTCGTCGACCCGGTGATGATCGCCAAGGGGGGAGCTCCCCTGTTGCAGCAGGAGGCGATCAAGGCCTTTTGCGACGAGCTCATCCCCCGGACCTACCTCCTGACCCCCAACCTCCCCGAAGCCGAAGCCCTCACCGGACTCCGGGTGACGACGGAGGACGAGATGGAGGCCGCCGCCAAGCGCCTGCAGGCGATGGGGGCGCGCAACGTCCTCCTCAAAGGGGGACACCTCGAAGGAGAGGCCGTCGATCTGCTCCTGGCCGGCAACACCCTGCACCGGCTCGCCGCGCCGCGCATCGCTACAGTCAACACCCACGGCACCGGCTGCAGCTACGCCGCGGCCATCGCCACCGCCCTCGCCCAGGGAGTGCCGCTGCCGCAGGCCGTCGCCCTCGCCAAGGCCTACATCACCGAGGCGATCAGAAGCGCCGTCCCCCTGGGCTCCGGCCACGGCCCGGTCAACCACTGGCAGGGGGCTAAGGCGGTGACGGGCAACGGTCTTCTCTCCGCCTCTCCGGACTCCGCGTCTCAGCGTTGA
- the thiC gene encoding phosphomethylpyrimidine synthase ThiC, whose product MTQLEAARQGIITDKMRQAAEVEGIDPEILRSRIAEGTAIICHNNLHKNGIPLAVGKGLRTKVNANIGTSKDDKNIDKELEKARVAVAAGADAIMDLSTGGPIDEIRAAIIRETTVCIGSVPLYQAAVDTVTRKGKAMVDMTADEIFDGIRKHLDDGVDFITVHCGVTRATVERMDREGRIMEVVSRGGSFTVEWMTHNNAENPLYEEFDRLLELVKPYDATLSLGDGFRPGCIADATDRAQIFELIILGELTQRAWAAGIQVMIEGPGHVPLNQIETNIQLQKRLCHGAPFYVLGPLVTDIAPGYDHITCAIGGTLAAAAGADFLCYVTASEHLRLPTVEDVHEGVIACRLAAHAGDIVKGVKGAIDKDIAMAKCRKNLDWEGQFALALDPAKARRLRAESGVDEEHGACTMCGEFCAYKVMNERKEKQADAG is encoded by the coding sequence ATGACCCAGCTTGAAGCGGCCCGCCAGGGCATTATTACCGACAAGATGCGCCAGGCCGCCGAGGTCGAAGGGATCGACCCCGAGATCCTGCGCAGCCGCATTGCCGAAGGGACGGCGATCATCTGCCACAACAACCTCCACAAAAACGGCATTCCCCTCGCCGTCGGCAAGGGGCTGCGCACCAAGGTCAACGCCAACATCGGCACCAGCAAGGACGACAAGAATATCGACAAGGAGCTGGAGAAGGCCCGGGTCGCCGTCGCCGCCGGCGCCGACGCCATCATGGATCTCTCCACCGGCGGCCCCATCGACGAGATCCGCGCCGCCATCATCCGCGAAACGACCGTCTGCATCGGCTCCGTCCCCCTCTACCAGGCCGCCGTCGACACCGTGACCCGCAAGGGGAAGGCGATGGTCGACATGACCGCCGACGAGATCTTCGACGGGATCAGGAAGCACCTCGACGACGGCGTCGACTTCATCACCGTTCACTGCGGCGTCACCCGCGCCACCGTGGAACGGATGGACCGCGAGGGACGGATCATGGAAGTCGTCTCCCGCGGCGGTTCTTTCACCGTCGAGTGGATGACCCACAACAACGCCGAAAACCCCCTCTACGAGGAGTTCGACCGCCTGCTGGAGCTGGTCAAGCCCTACGACGCCACCCTGTCGCTGGGCGACGGCTTCCGCCCCGGATGCATCGCCGACGCCACGGACCGCGCCCAGATCTTCGAGCTGATCATCCTCGGCGAGCTCACCCAGCGCGCCTGGGCGGCCGGGATCCAGGTGATGATCGAAGGACCGGGACACGTCCCCCTGAACCAGATCGAAACCAACATCCAGCTGCAGAAGCGCCTCTGCCACGGCGCCCCCTTCTACGTCCTCGGCCCGCTGGTCACCGACATCGCTCCCGGCTACGACCACATCACCTGCGCCATCGGCGGCACCCTGGCCGCGGCGGCCGGAGCCGACTTCCTCTGCTACGTCACCGCCAGCGAGCACCTGCGCCTCCCCACCGTCGAGGACGTCCACGAGGGGGTCATCGCCTGCCGTCTCGCCGCCCACGCCGGCGACATCGTCAAGGGGGTCAAGGGCGCCATCGACAAGGACATCGCCATGGCCAAGTGCCGCAAGAACCTCGACTGGGAGGGGCAGTTCGCCCTCGCCCTCGACCCGGCCAAGGCCCGCCGCCTCCGCGCCGAATCGGGGGTCGACGAAGAACACGGCGCCTGCACCATGTGCGGCGAGTTCTGCGCCTACAAGGTGATGAACGAACGCAAGGAAAAGCAGGCCGACGCCGGCTGA
- a CDS encoding cytochrome c3 family protein, producing the protein MHKDQRWRWRHLPLLLLMAATLLPGCSSDNDPSPVSAPTVTELFASSLHGTRDGKDTWYNDTDGFSSVVNVAYSDLPCADCHNKAAWETRADADGGPRAWTGPNCLDCHESTPGDAVADSTCLGCHSRQGTEVALGLTDVHRDGPLAMGCMDCHTQGDVHGDGNAYPTMFAPGAIDAKCQNCHTETDLAGLNDFHDPLHMGAIDCSACHMTSAITCYNCHFDNEADATGDILHAKFASAKFGGPGAKAWRFLVNRVIDDQGTTKIFAGSMQSLMADVTASSAPGEDGLGATFVAIGPYYSHSIQRNAITCEDCHASAAMQQYVDTGTMDVVKWKPAEGVAVTAANLGIEGWQGPKGVIPVPPDYATALNFDFVDLVDPAAPLNASGTSSSDRVLFKRGADYIHFVDEYVQPLTVGQMQRLGWFANSLHATRAGKATFYDDGLNEATPAPLQAGFGNYVDVPYADLPCVNCHNASDNGPWDSDPAAGVVLDTWPGNPVCRDCHGNTTEGKSPVVGSTVANDVCKGCHSRLGAEAAVGMTDVHGLFSCSQCHALGDIHGVTGEKPATQFDGAITADCLACHTPSTTVMEHAVHPTGIDCSTCHMQSVVTCYNCHFDNEAINDGSVLHAKFASAKFGGTAASGKSWRFLVNKVMADGTTKVFPGSMQSLMADVTASNFPGEDNQGATFVAIAPYYAHAITRVDALTCDKCHGTATAIALAAGNPVDVVAWTAADGVEVPVGSMMATWQAPSGVIPVPENTALLGFDFIDLVDPAAALTPTATSSSPRLAFKRDADAVHMPEEYVRPLTAAQMSALGHSIHNATLNCALCHGK; encoded by the coding sequence ATGCACAAGGACCAACGATGGAGATGGCGGCACCTGCCACTGCTGCTGCTCATGGCGGCGACCCTGCTGCCGGGATGCAGCAGCGACAACGATCCTTCGCCCGTTTCGGCTCCGACGGTGACCGAACTGTTCGCCTCCAGCCTGCACGGCACACGGGACGGCAAGGACACCTGGTACAACGACACCGACGGCTTCAGCAGCGTCGTCAACGTCGCCTACAGCGACCTCCCCTGCGCCGACTGCCACAACAAGGCGGCCTGGGAAACACGGGCCGATGCCGATGGCGGACCGCGAGCCTGGACCGGGCCGAACTGCCTCGATTGCCATGAAAGCACCCCCGGCGACGCGGTGGCCGACAGCACCTGCCTCGGCTGCCACAGCCGCCAGGGGACCGAGGTCGCCCTCGGGCTCACCGACGTCCATCGCGACGGCCCTTTGGCCATGGGATGCATGGACTGCCACACCCAGGGCGACGTGCACGGCGACGGCAACGCCTATCCGACCATGTTCGCTCCCGGCGCCATCGACGCCAAGTGCCAGAACTGCCACACGGAAACCGACCTGGCCGGTCTCAACGATTTTCATGACCCCCTGCACATGGGCGCCATCGACTGCTCGGCCTGTCACATGACCAGCGCCATCACGTGCTACAACTGCCACTTCGACAACGAGGCCGACGCAACCGGCGACATCCTCCACGCCAAGTTCGCCTCCGCCAAGTTCGGCGGCCCCGGCGCCAAGGCCTGGCGCTTCCTGGTCAACCGGGTGATCGACGATCAGGGGACGACCAAGATCTTTGCCGGCAGCATGCAATCGCTGATGGCCGATGTCACCGCTTCATCGGCTCCGGGCGAAGACGGCCTCGGCGCCACCTTCGTCGCCATCGGCCCCTACTACAGTCATTCGATTCAGAGAAACGCCATCACCTGCGAAGACTGCCACGCCAGCGCCGCCATGCAGCAGTACGTCGATACGGGGACAATGGACGTCGTCAAATGGAAGCCCGCCGAAGGCGTCGCCGTCACGGCGGCCAACCTCGGAATCGAGGGGTGGCAGGGACCCAAGGGGGTCATTCCGGTCCCTCCGGACTATGCGACCGCCCTCAATTTCGACTTCGTCGACCTGGTCGACCCCGCTGCGCCCCTCAACGCCAGCGGCACCTCCTCGAGCGATCGCGTCCTCTTCAAACGCGGCGCCGACTACATCCACTTCGTCGACGAGTACGTCCAGCCCCTGACCGTCGGTCAGATGCAGCGGCTCGGCTGGTTCGCCAACAGCCTTCACGCCACCCGCGCCGGCAAGGCGACCTTCTATGACGACGGCCTTAACGAGGCCACACCCGCACCTCTGCAGGCCGGCTTCGGCAACTACGTCGACGTCCCCTACGCCGATCTCCCCTGCGTCAACTGCCATAACGCCAGCGACAACGGCCCCTGGGACAGCGATCCGGCCGCCGGTGTCGTGCTCGATACCTGGCCGGGGAACCCGGTCTGCCGCGACTGTCACGGCAACACGACGGAAGGGAAGAGCCCGGTGGTCGGTTCCACCGTCGCCAACGACGTCTGCAAGGGGTGCCACAGCCGCCTCGGCGCCGAAGCCGCCGTCGGCATGACCGACGTTCACGGCCTCTTCAGCTGCAGCCAATGCCACGCCCTGGGCGACATCCACGGGGTCACCGGCGAAAAACCGGCGACCCAGTTCGACGGCGCCATCACCGCCGACTGCCTCGCCTGCCATACCCCGAGCACCACGGTCATGGAGCACGCCGTCCATCCGACGGGGATCGACTGTTCCACCTGCCATATGCAGAGCGTCGTCACCTGCTACAACTGTCATTTCGACAACGAGGCGATCAACGACGGCAGCGTTCTCCACGCCAAGTTCGCCAGCGCCAAGTTCGGCGGCACCGCCGCTTCCGGCAAATCCTGGCGCTTCCTGGTCAACAAGGTCATGGCCGACGGCACCACCAAGGTCTTCCCCGGCAGCATGCAGTCGCTGATGGCCGACGTCACCGCCAGCAACTTCCCCGGCGAGGACAACCAGGGAGCGACCTTCGTCGCCATCGCCCCCTACTATGCCCACGCCATCACCCGTGTCGACGCCCTGACCTGCGACAAGTGTCACGGCACGGCGACCGCCATCGCCCTCGCCGCCGGAAATCCCGTCGACGTCGTCGCCTGGACCGCCGCCGACGGCGTCGAGGTGCCGGTCGGCAGCATGATGGCCACCTGGCAGGCTCCGTCCGGAGTCATCCCGGTACCTGAAAACACCGCGCTCCTCGGTTTCGACTTCATCGATCTCGTCGATCCGGCGGCGGCCCTCACTCCCACGGCCACCTCCTCCAGTCCCCGCCTGGCCTTCAAGAGGGATGCCGATGCCGTCCACATGCCTGAAGAGTACGTCCGGCCGCTGACGGCGGCCCAGATGAGTGCTCTGGGACACAGCATCCACAATGCGACCCTTAACTGTGCCCTTTGTCACGGCAAGTAG
- a CDS encoding LysR family transcriptional regulator, which translates to METRYLKTLVVAAETGNFSRTAEILNLTQSAVSQRIKFLEEHFGQQLFDRASTGLVLTRIGARIIGKARAILTREQELRDELERFSSEKRLSLCCTPTFGTAYLPRVLNRFLLQNADLDDLKFIFAQPDQAIKGLLEGDFDLAVIEYCQDLELEGLFIQPLPEDELVFIGAPQLDLGEEAVHLDDLQRHRLYARRDGCSSKRLLQQNLEKVGSSLSAFPGLVISDDLRLTISSVEAGNGISFISRSLVVEQLAAGTLRAHRVPDFRQIRCRSVVLHPHRTAEPLLRTFLDCIEDVCGTGSCTLAAEAVPADGRQ; encoded by the coding sequence ATGGAAACACGCTATTTGAAGACGCTTGTCGTTGCTGCGGAGACCGGCAATTTCTCGCGGACCGCCGAGATTCTCAACCTGACCCAATCGGCCGTCTCCCAGCGCATCAAGTTTCTCGAGGAGCATTTCGGCCAGCAGCTCTTCGATCGCGCAAGCACCGGACTGGTCCTCACCCGGATCGGCGCCCGAATCATCGGCAAGGCCCGGGCCATCCTCACCAGGGAGCAGGAACTGCGCGACGAGCTGGAGCGTTTTTCCAGCGAAAAGCGCCTCTCCCTCTGCTGCACGCCGACCTTCGGCACCGCCTATCTCCCCCGGGTTCTCAACCGGTTTCTGTTGCAGAACGCCGATCTCGACGATCTCAAGTTCATCTTCGCCCAGCCCGACCAGGCGATCAAAGGGCTCCTCGAAGGGGATTTCGACCTGGCGGTCATCGAGTACTGCCAGGACCTGGAACTGGAGGGGCTCTTCATCCAACCGCTGCCGGAGGACGAGCTGGTCTTCATCGGCGCCCCCCAACTCGACCTCGGCGAGGAGGCGGTGCACCTGGACGACCTCCAGCGCCATCGTCTCTATGCCCGACGGGACGGCTGCAGCTCGAAACGGCTGCTGCAGCAGAACCTCGAGAAGGTCGGCAGTTCCCTCTCCGCCTTCCCGGGCCTGGTCATTTCCGACGATCTGCGCCTGACCATCAGCAGCGTTGAGGCCGGCAACGGCATCTCTTTCATCTCCCGCAGCCTGGTGGTCGAGCAGCTCGCCGCCGGGACCCTGCGGGCGCACAGAGTCCCCGACTTCCGCCAGATCCGCTGCCGCAGCGTCGTTCTCCACCCGCATCGGACGGCCGAGCCACTCCTCCGGACCTTTCTCGACTGCATTGAGGACGTCTGCGGCACCGGCAGCTGCACCCTCGCAGCCGAGGCCGTTCCGGCCGACGGCCGGCAATAA
- a CDS encoding efflux RND transporter permease subunit, translating to MNVSALFIRRPVMTSLVMLSILIFGTFAYRLLAVNDLPSIDFPTIQVRASLPGANPETMASAVATPLERQLSTIAGIESLSSTNGAGSTIITLQFALDRDIDAAAQDVQSAISQAARQLPKEMPSPPSIRKVNPADSPILYLALSSPTLPLSEVNEYADTVISPRISMISGVAQVLVYGSQKYAVRIDLDPRLLVSRGIGLNEVAAALSSWNVNLPTGGVQGKSQAYTLQVSGQLYNAAAFRSLVVAYRAGAPVRLSDLGTVSDGVENDKVAAWYNAGGKSTRAVVLAIQRQPGTNTIAVVDRIKEEIPSFRAQLPGAIELNILYDRSSSIRESVSEVKFTLILTIVLVILVIFLFLRNLSATVIPSLALPLSIVGTFAVMYQFGFSINNITLLALTLSVGFVVDDAIVMLENIVRHMEKGETPMEASLRGSKEIGFTIVSMTISLVAVFIPVLFMAGMVGRILHEFAITIAVAILLSGFVSLTLTPMLASRFLKPYAEARHGRLYQFMERFFDGWLRLYERTLDWVLRHRRSVLILTLLLTVSTGWLFTRIPTGLFPADDVGAIRGITEGAQGVSFEEMKRNQAQLVAIVLKDPDVEAFMSSVGASGSRVGSNSGFLFIKLKPRSEREANADQIIQRLRPQLGGIPGIRIFLQNPPPVRLESTSSKAQYQFVLQSPDSDELYATATEFEAKLRSLPLLQDVTSDLEIKNPQLNLSIDRDRAASLGVSAEEIETTLYSAYGARQVSTIFSPTNQYQVIMELAPEFQADPAALELLYIRSAEDALVPLSSLVTVTRGLGPLSVNHLGQITAVTVSFNLKPEVPLGSAVAAIEAEARTLPPSITTGFQGTAQVYKASTKGLALLLILAILVIYIVLGILYESYIHPLTILSGLPSAGFGALITLLIFGKDLNLYAFVGIIMLVGIVKKNAIMMIDFALEAQRSEGLSPLEAIHRGCLIRFRPIMMTTMAALMGTLPIAIGLGAGAEARRPLGLAVVGGLLVSQLLTLYITPVIYYYMDRLQQGVMGRLQRRRAVGAAEG from the coding sequence ATGAACGTCTCGGCCCTCTTCATCCGCCGGCCGGTGATGACCAGCCTGGTCATGCTCTCGATCCTGATCTTCGGCACCTTCGCCTACCGGCTCCTGGCGGTCAACGACCTGCCGAGCATCGATTTCCCCACCATCCAGGTGCGCGCCAGTCTCCCCGGGGCCAATCCGGAGACGATGGCCAGCGCCGTGGCGACCCCCCTGGAGCGCCAGCTCTCCACCATCGCCGGCATCGAGTCGCTGAGCTCCACCAACGGCGCGGGGTCGACGATCATCACCCTGCAGTTTGCCCTCGACCGGGATATCGATGCCGCCGCCCAGGACGTCCAGTCGGCCATTTCCCAGGCCGCCCGCCAGCTCCCCAAGGAGATGCCGAGTCCGCCGTCGATCCGCAAGGTCAACCCCGCCGATTCCCCGATTCTCTATCTGGCCCTGAGTTCCCCGACCCTCCCCCTCTCCGAAGTCAACGAATACGCCGATACCGTCATCTCGCCGCGCATTTCCATGATCAGCGGAGTCGCCCAGGTCCTGGTCTACGGTTCGCAGAAGTATGCGGTGCGCATCGACCTCGACCCACGGCTGCTGGTGAGCCGGGGGATCGGCCTCAACGAGGTCGCAGCGGCTCTTTCGAGCTGGAACGTCAACCTGCCGACGGGGGGGGTGCAGGGGAAAAGCCAGGCCTACACCCTGCAGGTCAGCGGCCAGCTCTACAACGCCGCGGCCTTCCGCTCGCTGGTCGTCGCCTACCGCGCCGGCGCGCCCGTGCGTCTTTCCGACCTCGGTACGGTCAGCGACGGCGTCGAGAACGACAAGGTGGCCGCCTGGTACAATGCCGGCGGAAAATCGACGCGGGCGGTGGTCCTGGCCATCCAGCGCCAGCCGGGGACCAACACCATCGCGGTGGTCGACCGCATCAAGGAGGAGATCCCCAGTTTCCGCGCCCAGCTCCCCGGGGCGATCGAGCTCAACATCCTCTACGACCGCTCCAGCTCCATTCGCGAGTCGGTATCGGAAGTCAAGTTCACCCTGATTCTGACCATCGTCCTGGTCATCCTCGTCATCTTCCTCTTTTTGCGCAATCTCTCGGCGACCGTCATCCCCAGTCTGGCGCTCCCCCTCTCCATCGTCGGCACCTTTGCCGTCATGTACCAGTTCGGCTTCTCGATCAACAACATCACGCTGCTGGCCCTGACCCTCTCCGTCGGCTTCGTCGTCGACGACGCCATCGTCATGCTGGAGAACATCGTCCGCCACATGGAGAAGGGCGAGACGCCGATGGAGGCGTCGTTGCGGGGGTCGAAGGAGATCGGCTTCACCATCGTCTCCATGACCATCTCCCTGGTCGCCGTTTTCATCCCCGTCCTCTTCATGGCCGGCATGGTCGGCCGGATTCTCCACGAGTTCGCCATCACCATCGCCGTGGCCATCCTCCTGTCCGGCTTCGTCTCATTGACCCTCACGCCGATGCTCGCCAGCCGTTTTCTCAAGCCCTACGCCGAGGCGCGCCACGGCCGCCTCTACCAGTTCATGGAGCGTTTTTTCGACGGCTGGCTCCGTCTCTACGAAAGAACCCTGGATTGGGTGCTCCGTCACCGGCGGTCGGTCCTCATCCTGACCCTCTTACTCACCGTCTCCACCGGCTGGCTGTTCACCCGGATCCCGACGGGGCTCTTTCCGGCCGACGACGTCGGCGCCATCCGCGGCATCACCGAGGGGGCCCAGGGGGTCTCCTTCGAGGAGATGAAGCGCAATCAGGCCCAACTGGTGGCCATCGTCCTTAAAGACCCCGACGTCGAAGCCTTCATGTCCTCCGTCGGCGCCTCCGGTTCGCGGGTCGGTTCCAACAGCGGTTTTTTGTTCATCAAGCTCAAGCCCCGCAGCGAACGGGAAGCCAACGCCGACCAGATCATCCAGCGCCTGCGGCCGCAGCTCGGGGGGATTCCCGGCATCCGCATCTTTCTCCAGAACCCGCCGCCGGTCCGCCTCGAATCGACCTCCTCCAAGGCCCAGTACCAGTTCGTGCTGCAGAGCCCGGACAGCGACGAACTCTACGCCACCGCGACGGAGTTTGAAGCGAAACTGCGCTCCCTGCCGCTGCTGCAGGACGTGACCTCGGATCTGGAAATCAAGAACCCCCAGCTCAACCTCAGCATCGACCGGGACCGGGCCGCATCCCTCGGGGTGAGCGCCGAAGAGATCGAAACGACCCTCTATTCGGCCTACGGCGCCCGCCAGGTCTCGACCATTTTCTCCCCGACCAACCAGTACCAGGTGATCATGGAACTGGCGCCGGAATTTCAGGCCGATCCGGCCGCACTGGAGCTCCTCTACATCCGCTCGGCCGAGGACGCCCTCGTCCCCCTCTCCTCCCTGGTCACAGTCACCCGCGGCCTCGGGCCCCTGTCGGTCAACCACCTCGGGCAGATCACCGCGGTGACCGTCTCCTTCAACCTCAAGCCGGAGGTGCCGCTGGGGAGCGCTGTGGCGGCCATCGAAGCCGAGGCCCGCACCCTCCCCCCGTCCATCACCACCGGCTTCCAGGGGACGGCCCAGGTCTACAAGGCCTCGACCAAGGGGCTGGCCCTGCTGCTGATTCTGGCGATTCTGGTAATCTACATCGTCCTGGGGATCCTCTACGAGAGCTACATCCATCCCCTGACCATCCTCTCCGGACTCCCCTCGGCAGGCTTCGGGGCGCTCATCACCCTGCTGATCTTCGGCAAGGATCTCAACCTCTATGCTTTCGTCGGCATCATCATGCTGGTCGGAATCGTCAAGAAGAACGCCATCATGATGATCGACTTCGCCCTCGAAGCGCAGCGCAGCGAGGGGCTTTCGCCGCTGGAGGCGATCCATCGCGGCTGCCTGATCCGTTTCCGGCCAATCATGATGACGACTATGGCGGCGCTCATGGGAACCTTGCCGATCGCCATCGGCCTCGGCGCCGGCGCCGAGGCGCGCCGCCCCCTCGGCCTGGCGGTGGTCGGCGGGCTCCTCGTCTCCCAGCTGCTGACCCTCTACATCACGCCGGTGATCTATTACTATATGGATCGACTGCAGCAGGGGGTCATGGGGCGGCTGCAAAGACGGCGGGCGGTCGGAGCGGCCGAAGGGTAG